One window from the genome of Breoghania sp. L-A4 encodes:
- a CDS encoding F0F1 ATP synthase subunit epsilon — protein sequence MRLEIITPMAICVDRTVRRIVAEAPEGHFGMLPGHVDFVSELVPGILLYEAEDGTERFVAVNAGTLVKCGDEVRVAVRGAIEGDDLSELRARVEADFRRRDEDERAGRAALARLEASMIRRFRDLGKPGP from the coding sequence ATGCGGCTTGAGATCATCACGCCCATGGCAATCTGCGTGGATCGCACCGTGCGGCGCATCGTGGCCGAGGCGCCCGAGGGGCATTTCGGGATGTTGCCGGGCCATGTCGATTTCGTCAGTGAACTGGTGCCCGGCATCCTGCTTTACGAGGCCGAGGACGGCACCGAGCGCTTCGTCGCGGTCAATGCCGGCACGCTGGTGAAATGCGGCGACGAGGTGCGCGTGGCGGTGCGCGGCGCGATCGAGGGCGACGACCTGTCCGAGCTGCGCGCAAGGGTCGAGGCGGATTTCCGCCGGCGCGACGAGGACGAGCGCGCGGGCCGCGCAGCGCTGGCGCGGCTCGAGGCCAGCATGATCCGCCGCTTCCGCGACCTGGGGAAGCCAGGCCCATGA
- a CDS encoding AtpZ/AtpI family protein has product MTDEHNAETETETIARKAKRMEEARKRRRESAWYGLGMFGLVGWSVAVPIVAGIALGVWIDERWPGEVSWTLTLLIAGAALGALNAWYWIQREGRND; this is encoded by the coding sequence ATGACCGATGAGCACAATGCAGAAACGGAGACGGAAACCATCGCGCGCAAGGCAAAGCGAATGGAAGAGGCCCGCAAGCGCCGCCGCGAAAGCGCGTGGTACGGCCTGGGCATGTTCGGGCTGGTGGGCTGGTCCGTCGCGGTTCCCATCGTCGCGGGCATCGCGCTGGGTGTCTGGATCGACGAGCGCTGGCCGGGAGAGGTGTCATGGACGCTGACGCTGCTGATCGCCGGCGCCGCGCTGGGCGCTCTCAACGCCTGGTACTGGATCCAGCGGGAGGGACGCAATGATTGA
- a CDS encoding ATP synthase subunit I: MSATIILLSGGAGVLIGGLYLGLLWLGVRHLPRERGVPVFLGLALARMAVLVGALAAAATLGTPAEGLVAALAGFVAVRFAATRLSGRGTPGDAAWK; this comes from the coding sequence ATGAGCGCTACCATCATCCTGCTGTCCGGCGGGGCGGGCGTCCTCATCGGAGGGCTTTACCTCGGCCTGCTGTGGCTGGGCGTGCGGCATCTGCCGCGGGAGCGGGGCGTCCCCGTTTTCCTCGGACTTGCACTTGCGCGGATGGCGGTGCTGGTGGGCGCGCTGGCGGCGGCGGCCACGCTCGGAACGCCGGCGGAAGGACTGGTCGCGGCGCTCGCAGGCTTCGTCGCCGTGCGGTTCGCCGCGACGCGCCTTTCGGGTCGCGGAACACCCGGAGACGCCGCATGGAAATAA
- a CDS encoding F0F1 ATP synthase subunit A, translated as MEISPDAWVLYEWRDLRLNATIVFTWGVMAILVLGSWAVTARLSEGETVSRWQVMLEVIVSTIRDQIAEVGADTPGRYLPFIGTLFLFIATANVLAVVPGYEAPTGSLSTTAALAICVLVAVPLFSIGERGLRGYLRTYLQPTPFMLPFNLVSEVSRTVALAVRLYGNMMSGTVIVGILISVAPFFFPVVMQVLGLLTGLIQAYIFAILAMVYIGSASRGRRGSDNPAAAQETEAKGD; from the coding sequence ATGGAAATAAGCCCCGACGCCTGGGTCCTCTATGAATGGCGGGATCTTCGGCTCAACGCCACCATCGTCTTCACCTGGGGCGTCATGGCGATCCTCGTCCTCGGCTCGTGGGCGGTCACCGCACGGCTGAGCGAGGGGGAAACCGTGTCCCGCTGGCAGGTGATGCTGGAGGTGATCGTCTCCACCATCCGCGACCAGATCGCTGAGGTCGGCGCCGACACACCCGGCCGCTACCTGCCCTTCATCGGCACGCTCTTCCTGTTCATCGCCACGGCCAATGTGCTGGCGGTGGTACCGGGATACGAGGCGCCCACCGGCTCGCTTTCCACCACCGCGGCGCTGGCGATCTGCGTTCTGGTGGCGGTGCCGCTGTTTTCGATCGGCGAGCGCGGGCTGCGTGGCTACCTGCGCACCTATCTGCAGCCGACGCCGTTCATGCTGCCATTCAACCTGGTGAGCGAAGTGTCCCGCACCGTTGCGCTGGCCGTGCGGCTGTATGGCAACATGATGAGTGGTACCGTCATCGTGGGTATCCTGATCAGCGTCGCTCCGTTCTTCTTTCCGGTCGTGATGCAGGTTCTGGGCCTGCTGACCGGTCTGATCCAGGCCTACATCTTCGCCATTCTCGCGATGGTCTATATCGGCTCTGCAAGCCGCGGCCGCCGCGGGTCCGACAATCCGGCCGCGGCACAAGAAACCGAAGCAAAAGGAGACTGA
- a CDS encoding F0F1 ATP synthase subunit C — MDSATWIAVISIFTAGLTIAIGSIGPALAEGRAASQALQAIAQQPDAANTITRTLFVSLAMIESTAIYCFVVSMILIFANPFTNLAAQTATQAAGG, encoded by the coding sequence ATGGATTCAGCAACATGGATTGCCGTGATCTCGATCTTTACCGCCGGGCTCACCATCGCCATCGGTTCAATCGGTCCGGCGCTGGCCGAAGGGCGCGCCGCGTCGCAGGCGCTTCAGGCAATCGCGCAGCAACCCGACGCCGCAAACACGATCACCCGGACGCTGTTCGTCAGCCTTGCGATGATCGAATCGACGGCGATCTACTGCTTCGTGGTGTCGATGATCCTGATCTTCGCCAATCCGTTCACAAACCTCGCCGCCCAAACCGCCACGCAGGCCGCCGGAGGCTGA